TGAGGTCACACGCCCTCACCACCGGGCCAGGACTTTGCACCCAAGGGAGATGTCAGCACTGCCGAAACAAACTTTATTGGGAAGCTGCTTCCTTACTCACCTGCTCTTCAAAACACACATCCCCAAAGGCCAGTGCTTGGGTCTGGCTGGGCCCTGATCTTGAAGGAAGGAGTGAGGGAACCTCAGACAGAAGGGAGGATTCCATACCCTTACCCACTCCAGGGGAGTCCCTGGGCCACTGAACATCAGCATTGATAGAGCAGTTctttccagcctggcagggacagatgagccctgctccccacacccATCTCTGCCCTTCCCATCTCCAGGACCAGCAGGCAGATTTTTCTGAGCTTAACTTACATTCACAAACACTTTCAGCTGGGCCTTGTTTGGGTCTTTCAGATCTTCCTCGGAGCAGTCGTTCTGGTTCTTGCAGCAGCTGCGGGGGATGCCCCTCTGGCTGAAGTACTCAGTCCTCTCCCAGTCAGAATAGTTCTGCACtccacagcagtgcagctggaGTGGAAGCACATTTGGGGAGCCTGGTCACACAGGGAACTGACCCCTGCTCCCACCACCACTGCCATggctctccccatcccacccagcaTCTGCCAAATTCCAAAGCAGGGATGCTGGTGCCACAGAGGTCACAGGGGACACCCTGGGCCAGGACAGCATTCccacctgctgccagcccagggctctcacccatccccacctgggGCTTTCACtcatccccagctgctgccagcccagggctctcactcatccccagctgctgccagcccggGGCTCTCAGCCGTCCCCACCTGGGGCTCTCAGCCGTCCCCACCTGGGGGCTCACACCCGTCCCCACCTGGGGGCTCACACCCGTCCCCACCTGGGGGCTCACACCCGTCCCCACCTGGGGGCTCACACCCGTCCCCACCTGGGGGCTCACACCCGTCCCCACCTGGGGGCTCACACCCGTCCCCACCTGGGGGCTCACACCCGTCCCCACCTGGAGGCTCACACCCGTCCCCACCTGGGGGCTCTCTCCCGTCCCCACCTGGGGCTctcagccatccccacctggggcTCTCACCGTTCTCTGGATGGTGTCCACGGCCTCGCTGTGAGGATCTGCAGTCACGTTGTAGTCCTTCAAGGCCAGGTCCAGGTTACTCTCAAAGCTTGTCTTTATCTGTAGGACAGAGGTGTCAGGGCCgtgctgtccctcctgccctcagGCCCACGTCCCGCGTTAGTCACCGCTCGGGGATGGCAGCAGTGACTCCGGCCGTGGCCAGCAGACATTTCCCAGCACCAGGCAATTAGAGGCTGTATTAGAGGGCAGGCTGGATGCActgtggcagcagggatgctgcCTGTAATAACAAGGACATGCACCGTGCCAGCTCCCTCCCAAGCAGGCACAGAAACCCTCCCAGGAGCTCTAATTACTGAAATTATTGCAGAAGATAGACCAAAGCCAGAAATTACAGTCCAGGGCTACTCTGCCTGCTCTGATGGAGGGACGTGTACTGTGCTGGACTGACCCTGCACCCAGGCTGGTCCTTCTGGGTCCTTACAGGGACCAAGCTGCTCTTTGTGACGGTTTAACCCTATCTTTACTAAACTAagcactgctgccaggcagcccctcTGTCCCTCGGTGACATCTGTGACTGCACTGGGGTAAAAGCAGCATCAAACTcactctgcagcactgggacatGGCAGTGGCCACCCAGACTCACCTCGTGCCTGAAGACGAACCCCACGATGGCGGCCACCAGGACGATGAGGAAGATGAGGGACAGGAGCATGGCATACTGCGGGCAGaaaggatgggatgggaggggatgggatggggtcggacaggatgggatgggacgggaGGGGAgagtggaggaggagaggatggggaggacaggatgggatggggtaGGGTAGGGATGGGACCAGACAGGAGTAGGATGGGGTGTTTCGGGATGGATCAGGACGGGTCGGGATGGATCAGGAGAGGAGGGGGCTCCATCCCGCCCTGTCCCAGACCACCCACCAGCTTGAGCATCCAGGTGCTGCCGCGGCAGGTGGCGAAGCAGCCGAAGGTGCCCAGGAGGACAACGACGGTGCCAGCGCCCACCAGCACGAACGGGACATTGGTGGCTTTCTCGTCCAACAGGGAGAAGTAGACGGCCAGGCTCACCCTACCCCAGATGCCCACGGCCAGCAGCACAATGCCCGACACctggtggggagaggggaaagccGCGGTGGCTCGCGACTATCGCGACAGGGCGGCGCAGCCGCGACGGGTGACGGGGGAAAGGGCGGGCGCTCACCCAGAAGACGAAGGTGTAGGTGAGCAGGACGCTCTTGAGGCAGGTGATCACCGGCTTGGTCTGCAGCCGCCGCGACGGGGACGCCATGGCCGACACGGGCGGCTGCGGgacgggcggggcggggcggggcctcCAGACACGCCCCAGGGCGGGGCCTCGCGACACGCCCCCGAGCGCGACCGGGCCCGCCCCCCGCCGGAGGGGGCCGAGCGCTCACGGAAATGGCCGAGCGCGCCGGCCGGCGCCGTGCTCTTCCCCCTTCCTCCCGCAGAGGGCGCCCCGGCCAGTGTTCGGGGCCACCTCTGTCCTGTGACACCCCCCGGTCACTGTCACCCCCTGTCCTATAACGTCCCCTATCCACTATCACACCCTGTCCACTGTCACCCCCTGTCCGCTGTGACCCCCTGTCCGGGGCTACCCCCTGTCGTATGACAACCCCTGTCCTGGGCCACCCTCTGTTCTGTGACACCCCCTGCCCGGAGCCACCCTCTGTCCTgtgacacccctgtcccctgtgaccccctgtcctgtcacccCCTGTCCCTTGTCACCCCCTGTCCTGTGACACCCCTTGTCTGGTGTCgcctcctgcctgtcccctgtcacGACCTGTTCAATATCATCTGCTGCCTAGCCTGTGCCACCCCGTACCTATCCCTACCACCTGTGTCCAGTGCCACTCCCTGCTTAGCCCGTGTCACCCTCTCTCCAGTGCCACTCCCTGCTTAGCCCGTGTCACCCTctctccagtgccaccccctgcctgTCCCGTGCCACCGCCTGCCGGTGTCACCCCCTGCTTGCCTCATGCCACCTCCTACCCGCTTGGCGCCACCCGCTGCCACCTCCCGCCTGTCCCGTGCCACTCTGTGCCCGACCCATGccatccttccctgcctccccgGTGCCACCCCCTGCCTGTCCCGTGCCACCTCCTGCGCGGTGCCAGCCAGCGccagtccctgctctcctgctccagccctgcagtgccccaccGCATGTCCAGGTGTCCAGCGGGACTGCCACCCCGCGGCCCTGCACATGGCACTACAGCACCCTGGCCTTCCCGCGCTCCgcgggctgagccctgccggggctgtcccgggggtgtccccgggctgcgggggctgcggggggctGCGGGCTCCCCAccccggcagcagcagcccctcccgGCTGCCCTCTCCTACCCGGGACAGTCATTAATTGGCGCACTCCCAGCCTGGCCGCCACATAATTAATTAGCCCATTGAGCCAGCGGCGCGTCCCCTGGCACACCCCACGCGAGCGCTCCTACCTGTCCGTGCCAGCCCATCCCTCGCTTCTCCCTGCCCCGCggggccccggccccggctcctGCCCGGCCTGCCCGACCCCAGCGGCCCCTGACAAAGCGCTGCGGTCCCTGTGCCTCGGGGGCCGGGCTGCGGCAGGGAACAGACCCCAGATGGAAGCGCTTTTCTCGGCAGCGGGCTCAGAGCCTTCCGTCTGCAGCGGggtctctccctccctccctccctccctccctccggcAGGAGGTGGGAAAGGGGACCTGGCTCCTGCGGTTTGGTGCTCGCCCCTGCAGGCCCCGCGTTCCCGGAGCCCGtcagggctggcacaggttCGGCTTGGCTCTCTCCTGTGTCCAAACAGGCTCCTGGCTCTTCTGCTCACAGAAGAAAGCCTCTTACAACATTTTAAAGCCCCGTAGAAGCAGGAGAAGTGTCGGAAAACGGGCGATCCTgggatttattattttttacaatCTCATCGTTTTGGGCCTGACTCACGGCTTTTGAATGTTTGGGATGGGCAGCCAAGGGGGAAAGTAAGTTTGCTCAGCACAAGCGGAGCGGCCAGGCAGGAGCGACAGACATCTGTACCGTGACAAGGCGGCAGAGGGGGCCGTCAccctgcctccagctcctctccatcctCGCCAGGGCCCGCGGCTGCTCCCGGCCCCAGCACGGCGGGAGGGCTGCCCAGCGCAGCCCCCGGCTGCCCGGCATGGCAGCCCCCGTCCTGCTGCTGGTCCTTGCCAGGCTGGTGTCATCCACGTGGCACGAAGGTGAGTGCGGGGTGTGCGGGCACCGCGGGCTCCTGGGGGTGGCAGCCTGCGCGGTTGTACTCCTGTTGAGGGCTCCTggtgggaagggatggagggTGCCCGGGAACGGCGATGCCGGGAGAGCATGGGTGCCTGAGGAATGGGGTGCCTGTGCGGGTGAGCTGTGGGTACAGGGAAGAACCGAGGGGGTGCTGGCAGGCAtccagggaggagcagaaaaCCGGCCTGTCTTCCTCACACCCCCGCCTGCGGGAGCGCCGCTTCCCGCTGACTCCCTGCTCCCGCGGGGCCGCAGATGTTTGCTGGACGGAGCCCACACTCCCGACCGCCCCATGGCTGGGCGACCAGGTCACGGGCCTTGTTTGGGGAGatttcccccttccctgctcccatcccctccctggccacGCTGCCAGCATGcctggggatgctcctgccCCGTGCAGCGGGGCTGAGCTGGCCCCAggtgagaaggaaaaggcagcacaggcagtggaAGGAAACATCACCATTAAATGGCACATCTGCCTGCGGGGACACGGTGCAatctgtccccagggcccctGCGGGAGTCTTGGCAGCCCCCCAGAAACAGCTTCGTTCCCCAGGTCACGGATACATGCCCACGGTGCcgtccctctcctctgccccccGAGGAGCCATGGCAGCGTGAGAGGGCAGCTGGATGAACGCGCTGAGAAACGGGCGGGCTCGTGGGGAGCGGTGGAGAGCAGCTCCACAGTAAAGTTCACTTTGGAAAGATTTGTAATGGAGTTTCCTCCCCGTGGCGGCGGGGCTTCTGCTCGGGCTGGCCCCGGCGGAAATCCCCTTCCCAAAACGCGGAgcggggacaaggggacaccgGGTGcaggcgcggcggggctgccgccCTTCCGGGGTGCCCAGGCCGAGCGTCCCCCCGTGCCCAGGGGAGCCCGGTGCGCTGGGCGGGCGGCGAGGAGGGGGCAGCGCCGGCGGGGGCCAGCGGAAACGCGGCGGAAACGtgagctcagtgctggggaatgCCGCGGCCGGCCGAGGCGCCGAGGGGCCGCGGGGAAGGACGCCAGCCTCTCCCCCTGCACGGCCCCCTCCCCACCGGCAAGGATGAAGGGCACAGGGCGGCCCGCAAGGATGGCGCGGGGCTGTCCTCACTCCATCCGCGGGGCCCCGCTGCGCAGCACGGCTGGCGAGGACCCAGCATCTCCGGCCGaacccctccagcagctccatccttcCCTGGAGCTCGGGCAAGGGGctgcacccccagcagcccccggcCGGGCAGCGTGCTCGCCATCCCTTCCTGGGTGAGGGGACGGGCAGGAAAGGGCAGGCAAGGGCAGGCATGGGCagctttcttccttccctgggGATGCCCCGTGGCAGTGGCGGTGCCATGGGAGCGGGTGGAAGGACTTCCCGGCAGCACGAAGCTGGGGGTCGGTGCCAGCCCACTCCGCGCCAGCGCCCGTTTCCTGCCACAACCGCGGCTGCCGCGGCCGCTGTTTAGTCTGCGGCTGGTGCCAGCGCTCTCAATGCCACCGGGGACTGGGCTCCCGTCTGCCCACTTTAACCCTTGACAGCAAACCCAAGGACAGGCTCTGCCCAGAGATGGGATTCCTCGTTGGCAGCTGCGGGACGTTTTGCAGCCATGaactgccctgcagcctgctcgtctcttccttcttcctagGGTCTGGCTACTACCTGGAGAGTCACACCAACGAGGTGTATGCAGAAGAACCCCCCCCTGAGCCCGCCCTGGATTACCGTCGAGGTAACAGCACCCAACCCATCCTTTGTGTCCTCGTGGGGAAACCGAGGCACGGCAGATTCCTCCgtcacctccctgctctcccgCAGTGCCGCAGTGGTGTGCCACGCTCAACATCCACCGCGGAGAGGCCACTTGCTACTCGCCCCGGGGCAGCTCCTACcgcagcagcctggggacacgCTGCGAGCTGAGCTGCGCCCGCGGCTACCGCCTGGTGGGTCCCAGCGCCGTGCAGTGCCTGCCCAGCCGCCACTGGTCGGGGATGGCATACTGCCGACGTGAGTGTCCCCGGCCCTCGCCCTGCCAGCATCCCCACAGCGgccagccctgggtgctctgCCCACCCACACGGCCGGCAGCCgcttccctcccctctctgctctctccatcCCAGAAATCCGGTGCCACGTGCTGCCAGCGGTGCTGCGGGGCTCCTACGTGTGCTCAGCAGGCGTGCAGATGGATTCCCGCTGTGACTACACCTGCCAGCCCGGCTACCAGCTGGAGGGCGACCGGAGCCGCATCTGCATGGAGGATGGGCACTGGAGCGGGAGCGAGCCAATCTGTGTAGGTAAATTCTCTCCCCACGCTGCTGGGGCACGCAGGGGATCGTGGCCCGTGCCTGGCATGTGTGTCTGCAGGTGTCTGCAGGcgtttcctgcagctctctcccTTGggacccctgtccctgtccccgcagtgcCATTAGCCCTGAAGCACAGGCACCAGGCCGGGACTGGGGCGCTCAGCGCTGGCTTTACAGCAGGTCCGGGTGGCTCCGAGGTGCCTGGGGTGGTTCAACACCGCTCTCATAGCTCAGCCAAGGCATCCACAGGCTCCATGaatccctctcctccctctgggcagatCTGGAGCCTCCCAAGATCCGCTGTCCTGACTCCCGGGAGCGCATTGCAGAGCCAGGCAAGCTGACTGCCACCGTGTACTGGGACCCTCCCCGCGTGAGGGACTCCGCTGACGGTGTCATCAAGAGGTGAGGGCCGAGGCGCTGCGGGCACTGCCAGCGGGGGCTGGGGGCCGTGCCGGGTGCCGCTGCCCGGGGTGCTGATGGAAAAACCCGTCTGTCGGGTCAGGGTGATGCTGCGGGGCCCGGAGCCCGGCTCGGAATTCCCCGAAGGAGAGCATGTGATCCGCTACACCGCCCACGACCAGGCTTACAACCGCGCCAGCTGCAAGTTCAGCGTCCGCGTCCACGGTGAGAGCGCTGCCGCGGGCCCTCGCTGCCGCCCCAGCCTGCTCAGCGCTCGCTGCTGGGCGCCCACCGCCCAGCCCTCAGGCCGCTTCTCCCTCTGCAGTGAGGCGCTGCCCTGTCCTGAAGCCTCCGCAGAACGGGTACATCTCCTGCACCTCCGACGGCAACAACTACGGCGCCACCTGCGAGTACCTGTGCGACGGGGGCTACGAGCGCCAGGGCACCTCCCTGCGGGTGTGCCAGTCCAGCCAGCAGTGGACGGGCTCCCAGCCCCTTTGTGCTCGTaagtgctctgggcagggcaggactcGCCCGTGGCCATGCCCAGAGCTTTGGGGGATGCTGCCCGGCGGGTCCGAGGGATGATGAGGGGCACGATGGCACCTCCCCACACACTCGTGTCGTGCCCCAGCCATGCAGATCAACACGGATGTGAGCTCGGCCGCCAGCCTGCTGGATCAGTTCCACGAGAAACGCCGCCTCTTGGTCATCTCGGCCCCTGACCCCTCTAACCGCTACTACAAGATGCAGATCTCcatgctgcaggtgagcagagcttcctgccgccccccgccccaccTGCACACGCAGCACCCCCTCACTGCCCCCCTCCACAGCAAGCTGCCTGCGGGCTGGACCTGCGGCACGTCACCACCGTGGAGCTGGTGGGGCAGCCCCCGCACGAGGTGGGACGCATCCGGGAGCACCGGCTGTCCCTTGGCATCATCGAGGAGCTCAGgtagggctgtcctgcagagccaggtGGCTCTTCAAGGGCACGGGGAACGGGAATGCCTCTAGCAAGAGCAAAGCATGAGGTTGCAGCTGGGTTCATGAACAGCCCCTTTCTGCTGCACCAGAAGGGCTCGTGCAGCGGGGGGATCCCCTGCGAGTCTGAATGCAGTGTCACCAGAGCttcccagagctcacagccccGAGGAAGAGGTGGGAGCCCCCACTGCAGGAGGACCTGAGCGTGGTTGCAAGAGGCGGGCAGGCTCAGCCCCCTGAGCAGCGACCCCCTTGCACCCGCAGGCGCTTCCTGCACCTCACACGCTCGCACTTCAACGCGGTGCTGCTGGACAAGGCGGGCACGGACCGCGAGCGCTACATCGCCCCGGTCAGCCCCGACGAGCTCTTCGTCTTCATCGACACCTACCTGCTGAGCGAGCGTGAGGCGGCACGGCGGGCACAGAGCGGGGACCCCTGCGAGTGACCCCCGCGCTGCCCTCCGGGGATGGACACCGCCCTTTCTGCTTTCCTAGTCGCCCACCgtagaggaggagcagggtgccAGGGAGCTCCGGGGAAGGGGAGCCCCTCCCTGGCTGTTCTGGCACACAGAGGTGAGCCGGGGCTGTGTGCCAGCAGTGTctcactgcccagagccaggagctctTTCCAGCTGGGGCATGGTTCAGCCCAACCAGGACCCTAGTGGGAGACACTGGAGGGCCCCTGCTCAaatcccagggcaggggtgggacagggagccagaggagagtggaagggcaggaagggcagggagggcaggccAGCCAGCACTGCAACAGCCTCTAGCACAGCAGCTTCAGCCTCCCCACAGCTCACCCTGTGCACAACTTGGACCCAATGCCTCCCACTCTGAAAGCCCCAATTAAAAGCAAATGGGCCCAAGCTcagcagagcccacagcagccagccagcatGCAGCCCACGCTAAAGGGCTTGCCATCTCCCCTGGCACTCACTCCCTCTCCCACCACCCACAGGGAACCCTTTCTGGGAGCTGCTTTGGCAGTAGAATATTAAGTTGAAATAAATAGATTTGTATAAAAAGTCAGTGCTGGCACATGTGTCACTGAGAGGCCTGGGAAACAAATGTTTCCTGGAGACCACAATCCTCAACCCCCCCCAGGCTGACCCcacacagctccatccctccagtgctgcagctggggctaGGCTGTGCATGGGGAACAGGGTGGAGAGGACAAGGAGAGAGCAGACTCTGGAACGGGGTGGTAGGAAaaagaatgggaagaaataaaaacacaatgacatttaaaagcattttgccCGGGGGAGAAGAAGGGAGGGTTCACACGGACTTCAGTTCAGCCTGAAATCTGGTCCAAGGCTTATGACAAGAGGAAAATCCTTTAAACAAAGCTAGGCCAAGACTTTCTGCCCAAGCCTGTTTAGAGACGGTCATGTTTATTAAAGTATAAGAAAAAGAACCCCAATGCATGTTTGGCTGCCttgccaggctgtgcagagagTGGGGCTCCCAACAAGCCTagggtgccagccctggtgccacAGCCTAGGGCCCCAGCTTGGCCATGGTGGAGCGGAGCTGGAGGGtcccctctgcccaggagcCCGGGTACTGGCACATCTTCTGCCACAGGTTCAGCTCCTCGCCCGTGGAGTCCATCCAGTCCACAGCCTGCCCGTTGCTCATGCCTGGGGAAAGGGATGGCAGAAGTGactgctggagcagggtggtgcccgcagcagagctgccccagcggggctgctgctgctgcccaggtgtGAGGGGTGCAGGCTCTCACCAGTGCCCACCCCCAGGCGCACTCCCCCCAGGAAGTCGTTGCTGGACAGTGGCTCCCGGTCCCAGACTGTCAGCTCcaggcagaggtgctgcagctcctcggCCTTGATGCCATTGTAGACAAAGGTGTGGTTGTAGTGAGGGTTCAGGGTCTTCTTCACCACGGGTGTCTTCCTCTTGGAGGCTTTGTTTTTGTGTGGCAGGAGGTAGCTGGGGGGAGCAGCCCCTTGGGTTAGCAGCACACGGGCcactgcctcctgctctgggcacctcaGCACCCCAGGACCTGGCCTggagcccccatccctgcctctcctGGCACGGCTCAGCAAGAAGGACCGTGACACCCTGCAAGGGGCTTCCTCCAGGGCCCCCAGCAGCTTTGGGAATACAGCCAGGGAGGAGAGTGCCTTCCTCGCCCCAGGACCCTCACTCACCCCTTGACAAAGCTGTCTGAGGTCCCTCCAGACTTGGCTGCTGTGAGGTTCTTGGCTTCTTTGATCCAGACCTGGAGCTCACCACCTTCCCCTGTTTTGCCTAGGAAAATCCCAACACAGAAATTAATCAAATTTAATTTCTAGCACTGCAAACTTTAGGAAAGTTCCTGCTGAACACCCTTCATCCCAGAGGTAGGCACAGAGCCTGGACTGGCATCTCCTCTTGCCTTCTCCTGTATTGGCCCTGCCTGCTGAGGGCAAAGGCAGACAAAATTGCTTCATGTAGGGCCCAATGGTCCAGCCCCAGGGAAGTACTGAGAtggctggggcagcctgagGACAGCCAGGCCTGCCCTGACccacagcagctttgcagaggaGAAGGCTGCAGTGATaccacccaaaaaccccatCCAGAGACAGCCTGCATGGCCACGagcaggccctgcagggctccacGCTGATCCCAGAGCTTCAGCACTCACctttcctgccattcccagccccaggatgcTTGGCAGATGGGATGTACTTCATGGAGACAACCAGCTCCCCCTTGTACTGGAGCAGACCAGCAGCATCAGCCCCAATCTGCCAAGAGGTGAGAATTACCAACCACTGCAGAGAAGCCATGGCACACACAGTGACAGCCTGGCGTGCAGcacctccccaggctgggacaAAGGACTTGGGCTCTCCTAGATGTGGCTGAGCTGGCACATGTGCCTGCCAACTCTCCCCAGCATGACCAGTGTAGCCCAGTTCCTCTGGGATCTTATTTTGGCCCAAACACCAGACCAGGAGGAGGGCAGCTAGGCTCAAGGCAGAAGATCTGCCCTTTTTTCCTACAACAGCACTGTCTGCATCTGGGGTTTTCATGCCTCCAAATATGTGATTGGGCACAAGCCTTTTGGCAATGCTCAGCTGAGGTCTCCACACCCCTCTGCCCACCGAGGGCTATACCCCCAGCAGGACCAGGCAAGGGAGGCTTGGGCAGCAGGGGCACACCTTGCCATGCAGGGGCAGGAACTCCTCCAGGTGGCTCTCGAAGTCCCAGGCCCCCAGAGGGACCTCTGCCTCCCCCAGGAAGGTGTTGCGGCCGAAGCGGTCGTGGTGCCACACCGAGAACTGCAGCGTCCTCGCCAGCAGGAGGGACTTGCTAATCTCATACTGGGGACAGAGAGAAAACCACTGGTGAGCAGGAagcacaggacagggcaggCCTGGCAAACTCCATCAGCTACAGCTCAGGAGCACGGGAGGAGACTGAGCAGCAATGGATGTGCACAGGAGCCTGTTCCTCTTTCCTTCCATGCCTGCCAAAACTCAGAGTCCCAGGGCAGAGGTGCAGGAGCCCGTGCTCTCCCAGCAGGCAAGCCTTGGAGCCAGGACTCACAGCATCCAGCCGTGCAAccaccagcagagctctgccagacCACCGAGCCTCAGGTGGTCAGAGCACAAGACCACAGCAAACCTGGCTGTGGGAGCCTGAAAACCAAACCACAGCTCTCACTTCCTCCTGTGCAAGAGTGCCTGGCCTCAGAGGTGCACTGCCAGACTCAGGGACAGAGTCAGCCAGCACGGATGGTGAAGGGCAGTGCCAAGTTGTTCTGCCCTGGGGCCCAGAATTTATCTCTGCCCTTATGACATGCTgtcctccctcctgcctctgtAACATGCCTCCAGGGGCCAGGAAGCCCTTGGAAGGAAATATCCAGGGTAAGCAGGATGCTTCTGCTCTGGGGAATGCCACAGGAAACAGGGACATGTCCTGTGACACAGTCACATCTGCAGCTGTGCCTCCACCCCACCGTGGCACTGggtcctggcagcacagccagggcacagctgggagtgCAGGGACTTCGCAGCTTTCAGGGTGCAGTCTCTGGACACGGGTCCTGTGCAGAGACCCACTCCAGGGTTAGGAGCTCACCCCTCCCCTTGCTTGTTCCAGCAGCATCCCCTGagcacctgcagcccagcccagcccctctcacCTTCAGCAGCTCGTTGTACAGGGGGTTGATGGTGTTGCGTTTGATGGTTGTCTTGCGCTTCCCTTGCCGGGATTTGTCGGGCAGGAGGTAGGTCTTCACATAGCTGAGGGGAGAACAGC
This sequence is a window from Haemorhous mexicanus isolate bHaeMex1 chromosome 14, bHaeMex1.pri, whole genome shotgun sequence. Protein-coding genes within it:
- the SRPX2 gene encoding sushi repeat-containing protein SRPX2 isoform X2 — its product is MAAPVLLLVLARLVSSTWHEGSGYYLESHTNEVYAEEPPPEPALDYRRVPQWCATLNIHRGEATCYSPRGSSYRSSLGTRCELSCARGYRLVGPSAVQCLPSRHWSGMAYCRQIRCHVLPAVLRGSYVCSAGVQMDSRCDYTCQPGYQLEGDRSRICMEDGHWSGSEPICVDLEPPKIRCPDSRERIAEPGKLTATVYWDPPRVRDSADGVIKRVMLRGPEPGSEFPEGEHVIRYTAHDQAYNRASCKFSVRVHVRRCPVLKPPQNGYISCTSDGNNYGATCEYLCDGGYERQGTSLRVCQSSQQWTGSQPLCAPMQINTDVSSAASLLDQFHEKRRLLVISAPDPSNRYYKMQISMLQALPAPHTLALQRGAAGQGGHGPRALHRPGQPRRALRLHRHLPAERA
- the TSPAN6 gene encoding tetraspanin-6, giving the protein MASPSRRLQTKPVITCLKSVLLTYTFVFWVSGIVLLAVGIWGRVSLAVYFSLLDEKATNVPFVLVGAGTVVVLLGTFGCFATCRGSTWMLKLYAMLLSLIFLIVLVAAIVGFVFRHEIKTSFESNLDLALKDYNVTADPHSEAVDTIQRTLHCCGVQNYSDWERTEYFSQRGIPRSCCKNQNDCSEEDLKDPNKAQLKVFVNGCFFLVTSTMESKMSVVAGISFGIACFQLIGIILSCCLSRYITNNQYEMV
- the SRPX2 gene encoding sushi repeat-containing protein SRPX2 isoform X1, which produces MAAPVLLLVLARLVSSTWHEGSGYYLESHTNEVYAEEPPPEPALDYRRVPQWCATLNIHRGEATCYSPRGSSYRSSLGTRCELSCARGYRLVGPSAVQCLPSRHWSGMAYCRQIRCHVLPAVLRGSYVCSAGVQMDSRCDYTCQPGYQLEGDRSRICMEDGHWSGSEPICVDLEPPKIRCPDSRERIAEPGKLTATVYWDPPRVRDSADGVIKRVMLRGPEPGSEFPEGEHVIRYTAHDQAYNRASCKFSVRVHVRRCPVLKPPQNGYISCTSDGNNYGATCEYLCDGGYERQGTSLRVCQSSQQWTGSQPLCAPMQINTDVSSAASLLDQFHEKRRLLVISAPDPSNRYYKMQISMLQQAACGLDLRHVTTVELVGQPPHEVGRIREHRLSLGIIEELRRFLHLTRSHFNAVLLDKAGTDRERYIAPVSPDELFVFIDTYLLSEREAARRAQSGDPCE